In Acinetobacter pittii, one genomic interval encodes:
- the plsB gene encoding glycerol-3-phosphate 1-O-acyltransferase PlsB has translation MSKSGFGQMYRRLSSKLLDLVVTPHVLGEVPTEPVSETTETEAKTERQKVVCYVLQNHSRSNALVVDGETRRLNLKPALDPLVVGAHQEKASVLFLQHNDENNLLNPPPHAFPPRLIKLIEVLQENPELDIELVPVTVLWGRSPDKEDSWFKLLFSDTWATPSTVKQLVNIGLHGRQSYLEFHEPQSLRELVEYAQQHYPNLSPATYIVSTLNDYLDRQREVVLGPDLSDRRNVMQSVVKSRDVQEAIRRESIRGKVSMLEAERRAIGYVNEIVSDYSHSAVRFADLALTRLWTQLYDGVEVHNFSTVRELAKDYEVVYTPCHRSHIDYLLLSYVIYKRGLMVPYIAAGDNLNLPFVGQLLRGGGAFFIRRSFRGNGLYTTVFKEYLYSILSRNTPLEYFIEGGRSRTGRLLPPKTGMLAMTVHSHLRGRAKPIVFLPTYIGYERLMEGSTYVGEMQGKPKEAESIFGIVKTLRKIERIFGKVHVNFGEPVFLDDLLKQHNAENVYIEKNDDPIPQAVSDAVNSSAHAILENINRAVVINPVSLLSIILLATPKHTLDEEICIKQLEAYRNLASNFPYDQRMEVTPLSGKEIIAYGLKLKLIKRVQHALGDIIAIEDNQAVLLTYFRNNILHAFVLPSLVASLVEHNGKISRSDLTNVIYTLYPFLKAELFLKWKSSELKAQIEQYADALVQSNLIQQDDEGNLISSAPNTEEHNQLVVLATPVKQSLERYYMTLALITQRGSGNISAKQVEELSHLLGQRLSVLYEFNSPEFFDKALFQSFLKVLTQQNYIRTNDQGQIEFDDNFRQMAAGAQLVLDEVTLQMLQHITTFTDEELKDALEAMASQQAKRRLKRKKA, from the coding sequence ATGTCCAAGAGTGGGTTTGGTCAAATGTATCGTCGGCTTTCGAGTAAACTACTTGACCTCGTGGTAACACCACATGTTCTTGGGGAAGTTCCTACTGAACCAGTATCAGAAACAACAGAAACAGAAGCAAAGACTGAGCGCCAAAAAGTGGTTTGCTATGTCTTGCAAAACCATTCTAGAAGCAATGCTTTAGTGGTTGATGGGGAAACGCGTCGTTTAAATTTAAAACCTGCGTTAGATCCATTAGTTGTTGGCGCTCATCAGGAAAAAGCATCAGTTTTATTTTTACAGCACAATGATGAAAATAATTTACTGAATCCGCCTCCTCATGCTTTTCCACCACGCTTAATAAAACTGATTGAAGTGTTACAAGAAAATCCTGAACTTGATATAGAACTTGTTCCGGTTACAGTTTTATGGGGCCGTTCGCCAGATAAAGAAGATTCTTGGTTTAAATTATTATTTTCCGACACATGGGCAACACCAAGCACAGTTAAGCAGTTGGTTAATATTGGTTTGCATGGTCGACAGTCTTATTTAGAGTTTCATGAACCGCAATCGCTACGTGAATTGGTTGAATATGCCCAGCAGCATTATCCAAATCTATCACCAGCAACTTATATTGTAAGTACGTTAAATGATTATTTAGACCGTCAGCGTGAAGTGGTGCTAGGTCCCGATTTATCGGATCGCCGTAATGTCATGCAGTCAGTCGTAAAATCTCGTGATGTTCAAGAAGCAATCCGCCGTGAAAGTATTCGCGGAAAAGTGAGCATGCTTGAAGCGGAACGCCGTGCGATTGGTTATGTGAATGAAATCGTATCGGATTATTCACATTCAGCAGTGCGCTTTGCTGACCTTGCCTTAACGCGCTTATGGACTCAGCTTTATGACGGCGTAGAAGTACATAACTTTAGTACAGTTCGTGAGCTGGCAAAAGATTATGAAGTTGTCTACACACCTTGCCACCGCAGTCATATTGATTATTTATTATTGTCATATGTGATCTATAAACGTGGATTGATGGTTCCGTATATTGCTGCGGGTGATAACTTAAACTTACCATTTGTTGGGCAGCTTTTACGTGGAGGTGGTGCATTCTTTATTCGCCGTTCTTTCCGCGGTAATGGCCTATACACCACTGTATTTAAAGAATACTTATATAGCATCTTGTCACGTAATACCCCACTTGAATACTTTATTGAAGGTGGACGTTCACGTACAGGACGCCTATTACCGCCTAAAACCGGTATGCTTGCCATGACAGTTCACAGCCATTTACGTGGTCGTGCTAAACCAATCGTTTTCTTACCAACATATATTGGTTATGAACGACTCATGGAAGGCTCAACTTACGTAGGTGAAATGCAAGGTAAGCCAAAAGAAGCCGAATCTATTTTTGGCATTGTGAAAACCTTACGAAAAATTGAACGTATCTTTGGTAAAGTCCACGTAAACTTTGGTGAACCCGTTTTCCTTGATGATCTGCTTAAGCAACATAATGCAGAAAACGTTTACATCGAGAAAAATGACGACCCAATCCCTCAAGCTGTTTCAGATGCGGTAAATAGCTCTGCACACGCAATTTTAGAAAATATTAACCGAGCGGTGGTCATTAACCCTGTCTCTTTACTTTCTATTATTTTGCTTGCGACGCCAAAACATACGCTTGATGAAGAAATTTGTATTAAGCAACTAGAAGCTTATCGTAACTTGGCATCAAACTTCCCATATGACCAACGTATGGAAGTAACGCCACTTTCTGGTAAAGAAATTATCGCGTATGGTTTAAAACTTAAACTCATTAAACGGGTTCAGCATGCGCTTGGCGATATTATTGCGATTGAAGATAATCAAGCCGTTCTTTTGACTTACTTCCGCAATAACATTTTGCACGCCTTTGTTTTACCATCATTGGTGGCTTCACTTGTTGAACATAATGGAAAAATCAGTCGTTCAGATTTAACCAATGTCATCTATACGCTCTATCCATTCTTGAAAGCTGAGTTATTCCTTAAATGGAAGAGTAGCGAGCTTAAGGCACAAATTGAGCAATATGCTGATGCGTTAGTTCAATCAAATCTTATCCAACAAGACGATGAAGGTAACCTGATTAGCTCTGCACCAAATACAGAAGAACATAATCAGCTTGTTGTTTTAGCTACTCCTGTTAAGCAAAGTCTTGAGCGTTACTACATGACGCTTGCACTCATTACTCAACGCGGTTCGGGGAATATTTCTGCGAAACAAGTTGAAGAGTTAAGTCATTTACTTGGACAACGTTTGTCTGTCCTCTATGAATTTAATTCGCCAGAGTTCTTCGATAAAGCTTTATTCCAAAGCTTCTTAAAAGTACTTACACAGCAAAATTACATTCGTACTAACGATCAAGGCCAAATTGAGTTTGATGATAACTTCCGTCAAATGGCTGCTGGTGCACAGTTGGTGCTTGATGAAGTAACCTTGCAAATGTTACAGCACATCACCACCTTTACCGACGAAGAGTTAAAAGATGCTCTTGAAGCAATGGCATCTCAACAAGCTAAACGTCGCTTAAAACGTAAAAAAGCTTAA
- a CDS encoding putative solute-binding protein produces MKKICLALILSVLAVASWAEDQVWCAYDPIGSQGDITRRLNDIRLYAQQYQVKFKVVTYQKEQQAIQAFDDGKCSGLAASNFNTYRYNQFMGSTAGIGLIPNNRTAKSFLQLLNHPTIEKRLVSKDYEAVGMIPIGTAYMVLKNKKLSRVAQLRNQRIGVLPNNPPQQALVRSVGARPVYIDLSNAIVQFKQNKIDIVPAPVYGLLPYNLQKEFGQDTQVINFPLAYFGVNLIIKPQAYPANFGRKIRGWFVQNSQLLTNRATQWENHLPAYYWVDVSFYEKQSYDVMVAKIRNQYVLSGYYDAYFVQLMKRLRCMDDPRYFECPIR; encoded by the coding sequence GTGAAAAAAATTTGTTTAGCTCTGATTTTGAGCGTATTAGCTGTTGCGAGTTGGGCTGAGGATCAGGTGTGGTGTGCATATGATCCTATTGGGTCCCAAGGGGATATTACTCGCCGTTTAAATGACATTCGGCTATATGCCCAGCAATATCAAGTCAAATTTAAAGTAGTTACCTATCAAAAAGAACAGCAGGCGATACAAGCTTTTGATGATGGGAAATGTTCTGGTCTAGCTGCATCCAATTTCAATACTTATCGTTATAACCAGTTTATGGGGAGTACCGCGGGTATAGGACTAATTCCTAATAATCGTACAGCCAAAAGCTTCTTGCAGCTTTTAAATCACCCTACAATTGAGAAAAGACTGGTTTCTAAGGACTATGAAGCTGTAGGAATGATTCCTATTGGAACTGCTTACATGGTTTTAAAAAATAAGAAACTTTCTAGAGTCGCTCAATTAAGAAATCAACGTATTGGTGTGTTACCCAATAATCCACCGCAACAAGCATTGGTACGAAGTGTAGGTGCTCGGCCAGTTTATATTGATTTATCTAACGCGATTGTGCAGTTTAAGCAAAATAAAATCGATATTGTTCCTGCTCCTGTGTATGGCTTATTGCCATATAACTTACAAAAAGAATTTGGACAAGATACTCAAGTTATCAATTTTCCTTTGGCATATTTTGGGGTCAATTTAATTATTAAACCGCAAGCTTATCCTGCTAATTTTGGCCGAAAAATTCGGGGATGGTTTGTTCAGAATAGCCAATTGCTGACTAACCGTGCGACACAATGGGAAAATCATTTACCTGCTTATTATTGGGTGGATGTCTCTTTTTATGAAAAACAAAGTTATGATGTAATGGTTGCCAAAATACGTAATCAGTACGTCCTTTCAGGTTACTACGATGCTTATTTTGTTCAACTTATGAAGCGTCTGCGGTGCATGGATGATCCACGTTATTTTGAATGCCCAATTCGTTAA
- the comF gene encoding ComF family protein, which yields MFSFLNVQHLIQLFSPCSLCELGAREKYSLCKDCWEQLPWLKQTIQRNNQTVLVACDYAYPVNRIIQQFKYEQKLHYQILLGEILKQLKFPKVQAIVPMPISNQRLIERGFNQSLLLANILSKHLKIPVWQPIQRLNEHSQKGLSRLERFENIEQQFVPHHKEKRRYRRVLIIDDVITTGSSIHALSQALQQLGCTSIHMACLAATLKN from the coding sequence ATGTTTAGTTTTTTAAACGTCCAACATCTTATTCAGTTATTTTCACCTTGCTCATTGTGTGAGTTAGGGGCGCGAGAAAAATATTCACTTTGTAAAGACTGTTGGGAACAGCTGCCTTGGCTTAAACAAACGATTCAACGTAATAATCAAACTGTTCTTGTGGCCTGTGACTATGCTTATCCAGTTAACCGAATTATTCAGCAGTTTAAATATGAACAGAAATTACATTATCAAATCTTATTAGGGGAAATTTTAAAACAATTAAAATTTCCTAAAGTACAAGCTATTGTACCCATGCCCATTTCCAATCAACGTTTAATTGAACGTGGTTTCAATCAGTCATTATTACTTGCCAATATTTTAAGCAAACACTTAAAAATACCTGTTTGGCAACCAATTCAACGTTTAAACGAACATTCTCAAAAAGGTCTTTCTCGACTAGAACGTTTTGAAAATATAGAACAACAATTTGTACCTCATCATAAAGAGAAACGACGTTATCGCCGTGTTCTCATTATTGATGACGTGATAACCACAGGAAGCTCTATTCATGCGCTCAGTCAAGCCCTTCAACAATTAGGCTGCACATCTATTCACATGGCTTGCCTAGCGGCAACACTAAAGAATTAG
- the mutT gene encoding NUDIX hydrolase: MKTITVAAAVILNEQNQLLLVRKQNTQAFMQVGGKLEPNEAPEITMQREILEEVGSSCVIEQFIGHFETAAANEPDHILVSHLYLVQLDQAPKIAAEIAEMKWIDLNDSETQLAPLTKEIVIPWCEEYLSTVQ; encoded by the coding sequence GTGAAAACAATCACGGTCGCTGCCGCAGTGATCTTAAATGAGCAAAATCAGTTATTGCTCGTAAGAAAGCAAAATACTCAAGCTTTTATGCAAGTAGGCGGCAAGCTGGAACCCAATGAGGCACCAGAGATCACCATGCAGCGAGAAATTTTAGAGGAAGTAGGTAGCTCTTGTGTGATTGAGCAATTTATTGGCCATTTCGAAACCGCAGCTGCCAATGAGCCAGATCATATTTTAGTGAGCCATTTATATCTAGTTCAGCTTGATCAAGCACCTAAAATTGCAGCTGAAATTGCTGAAATGAAGTGGATAGATTTAAATGATTCGGAAACTCAACTTGCACCATTAACCAAAGAAATTGTCATTCCTTGGTGTGAAGAGTATTTATCTACAGTGCAATAG
- the tesB gene encoding acyl-CoA thioesterase translates to MNALTQELVDLLTLEKLEENIYRGISRNLVGKRVFGGQVLGQALRAASYTTDRPAHSLHAYFLYGGDINAPIVYEVDRLRDGKSFVSRQVRAVQHGRVIFSAMVSFANPEEGLNYQHQEPDYPAPETLKSENELKEGILNFVPENVRASFMRERHVEIRPIDPVNPFQPQPEAPYNAHYIRTHDRIPKQLDDIALHQAIVAFYSDFTLMTTALRPHGLSYISPSLQCASIDHAIYFHRPLRADEWMLYDMEATVSAASRGLNFGRMWQNGQLVCSTVQEGLIRLREIETQ, encoded by the coding sequence ATGAATGCGTTAACCCAAGAACTTGTCGATCTTCTCACTTTAGAAAAGCTAGAAGAAAATATTTACCGTGGCATAAGCCGTAATCTTGTCGGCAAACGTGTTTTTGGTGGGCAGGTTTTGGGTCAGGCTTTACGTGCGGCATCTTATACAACCGATCGTCCCGCGCATTCTTTACATGCATATTTTTTATATGGTGGCGATATTAATGCCCCAATTGTCTATGAAGTAGACCGTTTACGTGATGGGAAGAGTTTCGTAAGCCGTCAGGTTCGTGCAGTTCAGCATGGGCGAGTTATATTTTCGGCGATGGTTTCTTTTGCTAATCCAGAAGAAGGTCTGAATTATCAACATCAAGAACCAGACTACCCTGCACCAGAGACTCTTAAATCTGAAAATGAACTCAAAGAAGGTATTCTAAACTTCGTACCGGAAAATGTTCGCGCTAGCTTTATGCGTGAGCGCCACGTAGAGATTCGCCCAATTGATCCGGTAAATCCGTTTCAACCGCAACCTGAAGCTCCTTATAATGCGCACTATATCCGCACACATGACCGTATTCCAAAACAATTAGATGATATTGCTCTGCATCAAGCAATTGTTGCGTTTTATTCAGACTTTACCTTAATGACAACGGCTTTAAGACCGCATGGGCTCAGCTATATTTCTCCAAGTTTGCAGTGTGCAAGTATTGATCATGCAATTTATTTCCATCGTCCGCTACGCGCTGATGAATGGATGCTTTACGATATGGAAGCAACAGTCAGCGCAGCTTCTCGCGGTTTAAACTTTGGCCGTATGTGGCAAAATGGCCAACTTGTTTGCAGTACCGTGCAAGAGGGTTTAATTCGTTTGCGGGAAATTGAAACGCAATAA
- a CDS encoding TIGR00730 family Rossman fold protein, with protein sequence MKSICIFCGSSLGSNPIFQQIAQATGEAIAKQGKTLVYGGGRSGLMGVVADSALQAGGQVIGVIPRALVDRELAHPGLTRLYVVENMHERKTKMADLSDGFIALPGGAGTLEEIFEQWTWAQLGIHQKPCAFLNVAGFYEDLLKMIQGTVDNGFSQARFVDKLIVSDNIEDILQQFEQYQAPAPKWTNADVQP encoded by the coding sequence ATGAAATCAATTTGTATTTTCTGTGGTTCATCTCTTGGTTCAAACCCAATTTTCCAACAAATTGCCCAAGCTACAGGCGAGGCTATTGCAAAACAAGGTAAGACCTTGGTTTATGGTGGTGGTCGCTCAGGTTTAATGGGTGTCGTTGCCGATAGTGCCTTACAAGCAGGTGGACAAGTCATTGGCGTGATCCCTCGTGCTTTAGTCGATCGTGAGTTAGCTCATCCGGGCCTAACCAGATTATATGTGGTCGAAAATATGCATGAGCGTAAAACCAAAATGGCGGATCTTTCAGATGGCTTTATTGCTTTGCCGGGTGGCGCAGGTACATTGGAAGAAATCTTTGAACAATGGACGTGGGCGCAATTAGGGATTCATCAAAAGCCATGTGCTTTCTTAAATGTAGCGGGTTTTTATGAAGATTTACTTAAAATGATCCAAGGAACGGTAGATAATGGATTTAGCCAAGCACGGTTCGTTGATAAATTGATCGTATCAGACAACATTGAAGATATTCTTCAACAGTTTGAGCAATATCAGGCTCCTGCTCCAAAATGGACAAATGCAGACGTTCAACCATAA
- a CDS encoding NAD(P)H-binding protein: MHILFIGYGKTSQRVAKQLFEKEHQITTISRSVKTDSYATHLVQDIFSLDLSQIEPVDIVYILLSPNESTVEGYQHTYVDSIEPIREALKIHPVKKIIVVSSTRVYGENAGEIIDDFSEIHPSDEQGHILRNMELLWQKHYPAQSVIIRPTGIYGTSVARLKKMAENNQNYPNIHYSNRIHIDDLARFLAFMADYETHQASYIVTNNQPLPLHEVIVWFQKQLGLPELTLESSQISGKRIYAKYLPATGFQLEHPICFNDYLLCLNVHGTK; the protein is encoded by the coding sequence ATGCATATATTATTTATCGGTTATGGTAAAACATCTCAGCGTGTTGCTAAACAACTATTTGAGAAAGAACATCAAATTACCACAATCAGCCGTAGTGTAAAAACGGATAGTTACGCAACACATCTTGTCCAAGATATTTTTTCGCTTGATTTGAGTCAAATTGAACCTGTAGATATCGTGTATATTTTACTTTCTCCAAACGAGAGTACGGTTGAGGGCTACCAGCATACTTATGTAGATAGTATTGAACCGATTCGAGAAGCATTAAAAATACATCCGGTAAAAAAAATAATCGTTGTTTCGTCGACGCGAGTTTATGGTGAAAATGCGGGGGAGATCATTGATGATTTTAGTGAAATTCATCCAAGTGATGAACAAGGCCATATATTACGTAATATGGAGCTACTCTGGCAGAAACATTATCCAGCCCAATCTGTAATTATTCGCCCTACTGGTATTTATGGAACTTCTGTTGCCCGTTTAAAGAAAATGGCTGAAAATAATCAAAATTATCCAAACATACATTATAGCAATCGAATACATATTGATGATTTAGCAAGATTTTTAGCTTTTATGGCTGACTACGAAACTCATCAAGCGAGCTATATTGTGACGAATAACCAGCCATTACCATTACATGAGGTTATAGTCTGGTTTCAAAAACAATTAGGATTGCCAGAGTTAACTTTGGAATCAAGCCAAATTTCAGGTAAAAGAATTTATGCGAAATATTTGCCAGCAACGGGTTTTCAGTTAGAGCATCCAATTTGCTTTAATGACTATTTATTATGTTTAAATGTTCATGGTACTAAATAA
- the recG gene encoding ATP-dependent DNA helicase RecG produces MTSVHQLQGVGSASAALLEKLNIFTTDDLLFHLPRDYEDRSTIIPMNQLVVGRSYLLEGEVKSIDFPPGKRKSMAALVQDEFGKVTLRFYHIYKNLTDKIKPGHRLRIFGEVRVGARGLEMYHPEIQLIHEHTPLPKTQLTAIYPSTDGLTQPKLREYVKQALKHHSDALPELLPKQYTNGYALKEALYYIHEPPVDANMLQLAQGSHPAQQRLIFEELVAHQISLLNRRAYIRQIASPAFSSSKILAKKLLEALPFQMTNAQKRVSKEILNDLKQHQPMLRLVQGDVGAGKTLVAAVAACHALEADWQVALMAPTEILAEQHYLNFKRWFEPLGITVAWLSGKQKGKARAQAEQQIKEGHAELIVGTHALFQDNVGFAKLGLVIIDEQHRFGVDQRLALRNKGAEQFTPHQLVMTATPIPRTLAMSAYGDLDTSIIDELPPGRTPIQTVTIPLDRREEVLQRIASNCRDGKQAYWVCTLVEQSETLDAQAAEATYQEMKERFPELNIGLVHGKMKADEKQAVMQAFKNNELQLLIATTVIEVGVDVPNSSIMVIENAERLGLSQLHQLRGRVGRGAQASFCVLLYKTPLSQNGQERLSILRESNDGFVIAEKDLELRGPGELLGTKQTGDMGFRVARLERDDHLLSQAHYVAQQVLKDYPEQADALLKRWLPEAPRYAYV; encoded by the coding sequence ATGACTTCAGTCCATCAGTTACAAGGCGTTGGATCGGCTTCAGCAGCCCTGCTCGAAAAACTAAATATTTTTACCACAGATGATTTACTGTTTCATCTGCCACGTGATTATGAAGACCGAAGTACGATTATTCCAATGAATCAACTTGTGGTTGGACGGAGCTATTTGCTCGAAGGTGAAGTCAAATCAATTGACTTCCCTCCAGGAAAAAGAAAATCCATGGCAGCCTTGGTGCAAGATGAATTTGGTAAAGTCACCTTACGCTTTTATCATATTTATAAAAACCTGACTGACAAAATAAAACCTGGTCATCGCTTACGTATTTTTGGTGAAGTTCGTGTAGGTGCTCGCGGCCTTGAGATGTATCATCCTGAAATTCAGCTCATTCATGAACATACACCTCTACCAAAAACTCAACTGACAGCAATTTATCCAAGTACGGATGGGCTGACTCAGCCTAAATTACGCGAATACGTTAAACAAGCTTTAAAGCATCATAGTGATGCTCTACCAGAGTTACTCCCAAAACAATATACCAATGGCTATGCGCTGAAAGAGGCTTTGTATTACATTCATGAGCCTCCCGTTGATGCCAATATGCTCCAATTGGCCCAAGGATCTCATCCTGCGCAGCAACGGCTTATTTTTGAAGAACTGGTTGCTCATCAAATTAGTTTACTTAATCGCCGTGCTTATATTCGTCAAATTGCATCACCTGCTTTTTCAAGCAGCAAAATATTAGCGAAAAAGCTATTAGAAGCTTTGCCTTTTCAAATGACCAATGCACAAAAACGTGTATCTAAAGAAATTTTAAATGACTTAAAACAGCACCAACCTATGCTACGCCTAGTACAAGGTGACGTAGGTGCTGGAAAAACCTTAGTTGCTGCTGTGGCCGCGTGCCATGCTTTAGAAGCCGATTGGCAGGTTGCATTAATGGCGCCTACTGAAATTCTAGCAGAACAGCATTATTTGAATTTTAAACGTTGGTTTGAACCATTAGGCATTACAGTTGCCTGGTTGTCTGGTAAACAAAAAGGTAAAGCCCGCGCTCAAGCAGAACAACAAATTAAAGAAGGTCACGCAGAACTTATTGTGGGTACTCATGCCTTATTTCAAGACAATGTTGGTTTTGCTAAATTAGGACTCGTAATTATTGATGAACAACATCGCTTTGGTGTAGATCAGCGTTTAGCTCTACGTAATAAAGGTGCTGAGCAGTTCACTCCACATCAACTCGTCATGACGGCCACTCCCATTCCAAGAACTCTAGCAATGAGTGCATATGGTGATTTGGACACGTCAATTATTGATGAGTTACCTCCGGGCCGTACTCCAATTCAAACGGTTACCATTCCGCTTGATCGTCGAGAAGAAGTACTGCAACGTATTGCTTCAAATTGCAGAGATGGGAAACAGGCGTATTGGGTATGCACACTGGTTGAACAGTCTGAGACTTTAGATGCTCAAGCAGCAGAAGCCACCTATCAGGAAATGAAAGAACGCTTTCCTGAACTCAACATTGGCTTGGTGCATGGCAAAATGAAAGCTGATGAAAAGCAAGCTGTTATGCAAGCATTTAAAAATAATGAATTACAACTTCTTATCGCAACAACGGTCATCGAAGTTGGAGTCGATGTTCCTAACTCCTCTATTATGGTGATTGAAAATGCTGAGCGTTTGGGCCTTTCTCAGTTACATCAATTACGTGGTCGTGTAGGTCGAGGCGCTCAAGCCAGCTTTTGTGTACTTCTATATAAAACGCCTCTTTCACAAAATGGGCAAGAGAGACTTTCTATTTTAAGAGAAAGTAATGATGGCTTTGTGATTGCAGAAAAAGATCTAGAGTTACGCGGACCGGGTGAATTACTAGGGACTAAACAAACTGGGGATATGGGATTTAGAGTTGCTCGGTTAGAGCGAGATGATCACTTACTGAGTCAAGCTCATTATGTAGCACAGCAAGTTTTAAAAGATTATCCAGAACAAGCAGATGCTCTATTAAAGCGCTGGCTTCCTGAGGCACCTCGCTACGCCTATGTTTAG